From Columba livia isolate bColLiv1 breed racing homer chromosome 5, bColLiv1.pat.W.v2, whole genome shotgun sequence, one genomic window encodes:
- the SLC25A29 gene encoding mitochondrial basic amino acids transporter isoform X1: MALDFLAGCVGGAAGVLVGHPFDTVKVRLQVQNVEKPLYRGTFHCFQSIIKQESAFGLYKGIGSPMMGLTFINALVFGVQGNTLRALGKDTPLNQFLAGSAAGAIQCIICCPMELAKTRMQLQGTGEYKQKNKNYKNSLDCLIKIYQKEGLRGINRGMVSTFIRETPSFGFYFLTYDCMTRYLGCEAEDSYVIPKLLFSGGVSGIVSWLSTYPMDVIKSRLQADGVGGVTQYNGILDCVQKSYHEEGWRVFTRGLTSTLLRAFPVNAATFATVTVFLMYMRPDDNLCGCEPGPVIQQPSSL; this comes from the exons GTTCGTCTCCAAGTTCAAAATGTAGAGAAACCTCTCTACCGTGGGACCTTCCATTGCTTTCAGTCCATCATAAAGCAAGAATCT GCTTTTGGACTCTATAAAGGTATTGGGTCACCAATGATGGGACTTACCTTCATTAACGCCCTTGTGTTCGGTGTGCAAGGAAACACACTTCGTGCTCTTGGCAAAGACACTCCTCTGAACCAGTTCCTTGCAGGGTCCGCGGCCGGGGCCATCCAGTGCATCATCTGCTGTCCCATGGAGCTGGCAAAGACAAGAATGCAGCTTCAAGGAACAGGtgaatacaaacaaaaaaataagaactaCAAAAATTCCCTGGATTGTTTGATTAAAATCTATCAAAAGGAAGGGCTGAGGGGTATCAACCGGGGCATGGTCTCTACGTTCATAAGAGAGACTCCAAGCTTTGGCTTTTACTTCCTGACCTATGACTGCATGACCAGGTATTTAGGCTGTGAAGCTGAAGACAGTTATGTTATTCCCAAACTGCTGTTTTCTGGAGGGGTGTCGGGAATTGTGTCCTGGCTCTCAACCTATCCCATGGATGTGATCAAATCCCGGCTCCAGGCTGATGGAGTCGGAGGCGTTACACAATACAATGGCATTTTGGACTGTGTCCAGAAGAGTTACCATGAAGAAGGCTGGAGGGTGTTCACAAGAGGTCTTACTTCCACACTTCTCCGGGCTTTTCCTGTCAATGCAGCTACCTTTGCTACTGTCACTGTCTTCCTAATGTATATGAGGCCAGATGACAACCTTTGTGGATGTGAACCGGGTCCAGTAATCCAGCAGCCTTCCAGTTTGTG
- the SLC25A29 gene encoding mitochondrial basic amino acids transporter isoform X2 encodes MMGLTFINALVFGVQGNTLRALGKDTPLNQFLAGSAAGAIQCIICCPMELAKTRMQLQGTGEYKQKNKNYKNSLDCLIKIYQKEGLRGINRGMVSTFIRETPSFGFYFLTYDCMTRYLGCEAEDSYVIPKLLFSGGVSGIVSWLSTYPMDVIKSRLQADGVGGVTQYNGILDCVQKSYHEEGWRVFTRGLTSTLLRAFPVNAATFATVTVFLMYMRPDDNLCGCEPGPVIQQPSSL; translated from the coding sequence ATGATGGGACTTACCTTCATTAACGCCCTTGTGTTCGGTGTGCAAGGAAACACACTTCGTGCTCTTGGCAAAGACACTCCTCTGAACCAGTTCCTTGCAGGGTCCGCGGCCGGGGCCATCCAGTGCATCATCTGCTGTCCCATGGAGCTGGCAAAGACAAGAATGCAGCTTCAAGGAACAGGtgaatacaaacaaaaaaataagaactaCAAAAATTCCCTGGATTGTTTGATTAAAATCTATCAAAAGGAAGGGCTGAGGGGTATCAACCGGGGCATGGTCTCTACGTTCATAAGAGAGACTCCAAGCTTTGGCTTTTACTTCCTGACCTATGACTGCATGACCAGGTATTTAGGCTGTGAAGCTGAAGACAGTTATGTTATTCCCAAACTGCTGTTTTCTGGAGGGGTGTCGGGAATTGTGTCCTGGCTCTCAACCTATCCCATGGATGTGATCAAATCCCGGCTCCAGGCTGATGGAGTCGGAGGCGTTACACAATACAATGGCATTTTGGACTGTGTCCAGAAGAGTTACCATGAAGAAGGCTGGAGGGTGTTCACAAGAGGTCTTACTTCCACACTTCTCCGGGCTTTTCCTGTCAATGCAGCTACCTTTGCTACTGTCACTGTCTTCCTAATGTATATGAGGCCAGATGACAACCTTTGTGGATGTGAACCGGGTCCAGTAATCCAGCAGCCTTCCAGTTTGTG